Below is a window of Electrophorus electricus isolate fEleEle1 chromosome 12, fEleEle1.pri, whole genome shotgun sequence DNA.
GCTGGCCTGAGTTTGGACACACAGAAGGAGGAGTCTTGCTGAGGACATTTAACACAGTTAGGAACAGCCTTCTGAACCAACTGGAATGATTTAGTAACAGCATTCTAATTAGTGTCATTGCAAGACTGATGAGTACTTACAACGCTCATTAACTGATGCACTgataaacattaatattcattaaaactaatattaattAAGACTAATATTAATTGCTAATACTTACTGTAACCCATACCCTGCAGGAAGTACTTGAAAGCCTCTGTGAATTTTCCAGgctattgggggggggggggaaatcacaAAATTGAATAATAACTACTTCTACCCAccttctgtttctttgaatTGTCAATCTAAGACATATTTTCAAGAATAAAATGCTACTTACAATTGAACAATAGATATAACCTATAATACCATAGCTATTGTTGTATTAAAGTCATTTAAGTCCAGAGTGGAGCAGCTGATTATAGCATAATGGGTTAAATTAATCCACTGTAAGACCAATCAAAATGTGGAGAGCCTGATCCTAGATCAGTGAAATGCGGTAGTGTTCTGACCTGGGTGATCTGTGGTAGGCCACCTGAGTCAGCCAtctggaaaaaggaaaaaaaaaaaaaaacattcagtgttttaaactTCAGGAGTCATAGCCAGTCAGGAACCATTACCAGTCAGGTGGCATAACCTATCAGGAGTCATAGCCAGTCAGGAATCATTACCAGTCAGGTGGCATAGCCTATCAGGAGTCATAGTCATTTTGTAGTCATAGTCATTCAGGAGTCATAGCCTATCAGGAGTCATAGTCATTTTGTAATCATAGTCATTCAGGAGTCATGGTCTATCAAGAGTCATAGTCATTTTATAGTCATAGTCATTCAGGAGTCATAGCCTATCAGGAGTCATAGTCATTTTGTAATCATAGTCATTCAGGAGTCATAGCCTATCAGGAGTCATAGTCATTTTGTAATCATAGTCATTCAGGAGTCATAGCCTATCAGGAGTCATAGTCATTTTGTAATCATAGTCATTCAGGAGTCATAGCCTATCAGGAGTCATAGTCATTTTGTAATCATAGTCATTCAGGAGTCATAGCCTATCAGAAGTCATAGCTATTCAGCAGGTATAGTCTATCAGGAGTCATAGTCATTAAGGCTAGATTAAAAGTCTTTGTAcatattatctatttatttccATCATGTCCACTATATTTATTGCTGAGCTGTTATTAGTGCTGTGTTGTACAGAGTTTGGTGATGTTTCTCTCACCTTGAGGAAAGTGGTTTTGGTTGGGTCCAGCTTGGAGTTACACTCCAcctgagagacaggaagaaggaAACAGGATGTGAAGCAACTTGGTCATTTTTTCTCAGTCCAGAAACGAAGTCAACACAAATGATTTACATAATCATTAATGAGACATGTATGACTGTACgatgagaaagagagcgatGAACAGGCATGCTGAAGAGTTTAGTTAACACTAAGAAGGTATGAAATCAGGAGTACACTCATCTCCAGTGTACAGAGTAAGTGTTAACTGTGGTGTCTGAATATCTGTTGGGCTCAAATGATTTGTGATAAAGCAGCTAGAGACAGGAAAGAAGTGTGAGTGaacagagagcgagggagagagagagagcagtattATGAAATTCCAGTGTAGAAAACAGGAatggaatgtttgtgtgtatatgtgattgagtgtgtttgtatatgtgttccAGTACTGCAGTGATGAGTCATTCCAGCCGTGTTTGTATAGTTGCGTGTCCTCCCGCGGCTCATGCTGGGACCACACTATACCCATTACTGCACCGCCCTCTCCCTTTCCTGAATAACAATGTCTACCAAATTAAGAAATGAATTATAtgagtgtcactgctgtgttggaAACGTTCTCCTGCCTAGACATCCACTCAGCTGTGATGACTGCCAGGCTCCAGGGACAATCAAGCAAGCCTTACAGGAGGTGTTTCTCACCATcataaagacattttatatCAAAGACTTATGCTTTTTTTCCTAAAACAAGTTTAATGGTGAAaaaatttatttcaaatcaaTTGCCACTTTTTATTAACTGTGCACTCAACaagtatgttttaatgttgaatgttaATCTTACAGGTAAGAAGTTCTCAAGTGCCCCCATTATTATTCTAAAATAAAGAAAGCATATTTATCCCAGACATACCAGACATTTATATGGCACCATGTGAAGCACAGTTCTACCACAGAcatatttaatgatatttaataACCTACCTCTCAGTGAGTGTAGGTAGGTTTCTGATTAagtggtcagtgagtgtgtacTTCACACTCATGCTAGAGCAGGTTTTCTATTGCCTCGTGCATTTGCCCTGAGACTGCTCACTGtgtgctcctctcctctcgctcACACTAAGAACGGCTCACTGTGTgctcctctcttctcactcACACTAAGAACGGCTCACTGTGTGTTCCTCTCCTCTCGCTCACACTAAGAACGGCTCACTGtgtgctcctctcctctcgctcACACTAAGAACGGCTCACTGTGTGCTCCTTTCCTCTCGCTCACACTAAGAACGGCTCACTGTGTGCTCCTCTCATCTCACTCTCATGTTCTCTGTGCCCCACCATGTGTACCAGTACCACCAACCCTCTGCACCAACTTCTCAGTTTACACTCAAGTCTGAACCAaactatctctccctctctctctctctctctcgctccctctctctctccctctctccctctctccctctctccctctctctgtctctctgcccccGTCTATACAGACATTGTATCTGGGGCGCATGAGGTAACACAGCAGCCTGTGTCTCAGGGGAGCGGAGAGGGAGGGACATCTGAGGGATGTGTCTGACCTGCTTTTCGGAATCAGGGAGACACATTCACTCACAGCGGCAAATATACCGCAGGGAGACAACAAGGTAGGGTTAGACGAGTGCAGGATGTACAGTAGCTGAGTATGAAACTATGATACTATGAGTATCAGTCCgtaagagaaggagaggggagagattgAGAAGAACTagtgaggtgtgtgagaggagaaGCTGAAAAACTCACCACCCCCTCCTCTGCTGGGGAGTTGTCCCCTACAACCAGCATCACAGGACACCTaccatgaccacacacaacagAGCACAACAGATCACTTAGAACctaacagaacagaacaaaacagatcAATTAGAtccaaacagaacaaaacaaaacagatcacTTAGAACCAAACAGTTCGAACAGATCAGTTAAAACCAGAGTTAGAACAGATCGGTTAGAGCAGATTAAATAGAACTGTTCAGTTAAAATGGTTAGAACCAATAGAACCATTAGACCAGGTCGATTAGCTACTGACTGCAAAGTCCATAGGATCTAGATCTTATCTACATACCTATAtagaatacatacacacaaatatgcagaGTGAGAAATAACAAAGTGGAAAACACACCTCAGAGTCTTGGCATTAAACACAGTCCCACTTCTGTTCATCTCCAGGTCTCTacggctacacacacacacacacacacacacacacacacacacacacacacacacacacaacttccaTCAGCCATTCTATACAAAGCCACTGGACGGCtaaatttaaaacacaaatttgattaatattttatgaCACTTACACAAATGCATAAGTGAGGCATGTACACTCACATTATAGTATGGGAATATAATAtggatattatatatatataaaatttagcTTGTATTTTTTGTACATGTCCGATCTGCATacatttgaatatgtaaatCCCACAGATCTGCATGCATTGTTGGCACTGGTTACCTGTTGTACATGTTCAAGAAGAGGTGCAGGTTAAACTGGTTGATGGTGTTGTTGATCTGCTGGCGGTAGCTTTGCACCAGCTCAGTGTTGCTGAGCAGCTCATCCTGGAGTTAAAGGTGCAGTCAGCAGCTTTGTCTAGGGCTGGAAACCGTAGACATCGCGACAACACGCTACACTTTCCATGAATAAGACAACAATTCAGTAGACAGTAGGACGGGACTGCCACTGATTTGAGAGTTTGCTGGTGGTTGTgttggggaagtgtgtgtgtgtgcacgcgtgtgtgtgtgtgtgtgtgtgtgtgtgtgcgtgtgcgtgtgcgtgtgcgcgtgcgtgtgtgcgtgtgtgcgtgtgtgcgcgtgtgcgcgtgtgcgtgtgtgtgcggaccTGGCTGAAGAGATGGGTCAAGACCTTGTCTGGAAGGGCACTGGTCAGACCAGACAGCTTGGTGGCAGCCCAGTCCATCCAGCCTTTACCAGTAGGGTTAATGTTGAGTAGAACCAAACCCTCCACCAGGTCAGGGAAAAGCAGCtgtgtagagagagggagagagagaaagagggagagacagggagagagagagagagagagagagagagagagagagagagagagagagagacagggagagagacagggagagagagagagggagagacagggagagagagagtgagagagagagagagagagagagagagagagagcgggggagagagagagagagagaaagagagagagggggagagagagagggagagagagagggagagagagagagggagagagagggagagagagagaaagagagagagagggagagagagagggagagagagagagggagagagagagggagagagagagaaagagagagagggagagagagagaaagagagagagagggagagagagagggagagactagtTTCAGCTCTCATCATAGCTCAGCAATATACAGCTAAACCAAAACATACACTTAGACTTCAACACTCACAGCAAACTTTGCAAGGATGTAGGAACCAGCCCCAACTCCAAGTCCCACAATGCTCTTGAATCTGGTGAGGGGGAGTAATAACAGCATTACATTCAATTTAGGAGCTGAACACAGGTGCTGCATTCCTGTATGCTGCATAATTGTCTATCCATACACACCCTAACCCTTCTAACCTGGTCATACTCAACACTCTCTAAGCCATACTCGTCTAAACTAGACTAACTCGTACTCACCCAAAGTGCCGCACTACACTGGTTAACATGCCTGCCAGCTGGTCCATGGAGGGATATTGGTACCTTCACAGAGAAGGACATGGCATATCAGAATGAGTGAGACAGGTAGTGAGCACAACTCAGTATGAGAATGGaggtctgtgtgcgtgcgtgcgggcgAGGGGGTTATGCACCCTTGTGGCATCTGAGCGGCACCGATTTGCTGGCCTGGTGCGTTGACATGGCACACAACAAAGTGTTTAGTGATCTCCTGCATGTCCTGATTATTGAACAGTGGATTAAAGCACAGCTTatctgggggagagagagagagagagaaagagagagagagagagaggagaggaaagggggGCTCATTTTGTCTGCAGCTGGACTTGTAGCTTGCGTGACCATtaaagtatgaaaaaaaaaaagataaatactTACTGCttaattttttataattattaactACACTAACAGCTATTGTTAGTTTATTGTTCTACATATGTGTTTCTTTGGCTTTCATCACatgctttggcaataatgtAACTAACATAAAGTGAAGTGTAGTGAAaagtttcagaataaaaaatatCACACATATCAGCCATTTttgcaaaacacatatttgaGCTCCAGAAAGGCATCACACTGGTATAATGGTAGTGCTGAGTACACAGAACTAAACAAACAGCTACAGAAAGAGTGAATGTGGTGAGTATGATATAATACAGGAATCCCCGCCCCAGCCCCCAACACACGCAACC
It encodes the following:
- the ndrg4 gene encoding protein NDRG4 isoform X3, with the translated sequence MGPGLFWNFPTKSSCVVSQTLLQTMLLSRMAGTKEQQFIEEKPLLLETRGQETEMTREARVNAPPPAAPRPHTAHPVHRWNEVARHWLGVTRRRRTTGYNLENTEAFVPVGDWKMIEDTCDTSELPMVFKEHDIETPYGMLHVVVRGAPKSNKPAILTYHDVGLNHKLCFNPLFNNQDMQEITKHFVVCHVNAPGQQIGAAQMPQGYQYPSMDQLAGMLTSVVRHFGFKSIVGLGVGAGSYILAKFALLFPDLVEGLVLLNINPTGKGWMDWAATKLSGLTSALPDKVLTHLFSQDELLSNTELVQSYRQQINNTINQFNLHLFLNMYNSRRDLEMNRSGTVFNAKTLRCPVMLVVGDNSPAEEGVVECNSKLDPTKTTFLKMADSGGLPQITQPGKFTEAFKYFLQGMGYMPSASMTRLARSRTASLASGGSGDGARSQVCTDSESSEGVGQLGQTMEVSC
- the ndrg4 gene encoding protein NDRG4 isoform X2 encodes the protein MAGTKEQQFIEEKPLLLETRGQETEMTREARVNAPPPAAPRPHTAHPVHRWNEVARHWLGVTRRRRTTGYNLENTEAFVPVGDWKMIEDTCDTSELPMVFKEHDIETPYGMLHVVVRGAPKSNKPAILTYHDVGLNHKLCFNPLFNNQDMQEITKHFVVCHVNAPGQQIGAAQMPQGYQYPSMDQLAGMLTSVVRHFGFKSIVGLGVGAGSYILAKFALLFPDLVEGLVLLNINPTGKGWMDWAATKLSGLTSALPDKVLTHLFSQDELLSNTELVQSYRQQINNTINQFNLHLFLNMYNSRRDLEMNRSGTVFNAKTLRCPVMLVVGDNSPAEEGVVECNSKLDPTKTTFLKMADSGGLPQITQPGKFTEAFKYFLQGMGYMPSASMTRLARSRTASLASGGSGDGARSQVCTDSESSEGVGQLGQTMEVSC